TTTGGTCTGGCGGGTCTGGCAACGGAATCTTACATCAAATATCCACCATTTCCTCAGGATAAAAAAGTTGTTCTTTACAATTTAGGTAGTTTCAGGTCAGGAAGCCATACTATTTCAGAAATCAAAAGTATTTCTGTAAATAATAAAATTCTGTATGTAGAAGTTCCGGCCGGAGAACCTTCCGGTGGAATGGAAATTCAGGTGATCTCAAATCCCTGGTTTATTTTTACTGTTCCTGCAGATTACCAGTTTACCTCCGTAGAATTAAAATATTCAAAATAATAATGGATAAAGTATATTTAGATAATGCCGCAACCACTCCGCTTGCAGATGAAGTTATAGATGCAATGGTGGGCACTATGAAAATGAATTTCGGAAACCCGTCATCAACTCACAGTTTTGGTCAGGAAGCAAAGATCCTTATTGAAAATGTAAGAAGACAGGTTGCAGACTATCTTCATGTAAGTCCTGCTGAAATCATTTTTACTTCTTGTGGAACCGAGTCAAACAATATGATCATTAAGTCCTCCGTAGAACATCTTGGAGTACAGAGAATCATCAGTTCTCCTATGGAACATAAATGTGTTTCTGAAAGTATTCTGGATATGAAAACCAGAAAAGGAGTAGAAGTAAGTTACATTCGTCCTAACGAAAAGGGAGATATCGACTTTAATAAGTTAGAAGAATTATTAAAAGCTTCAGATAAAAAAACATTGGTAAGTTTAATGCATGCCAATAACGAAATAGGAAATCTTATCAATCTGAAAAAGGTTGCCGAGCTATGCAAAGAGTATAATGCTCTTTTCCATTCAGATACTGTACAGACTATGGCTCATATGAACCTGGATTTCTCAGATATTCCTGTAGATTTCGCTTCATGTAGTGCCCATAAATTTCATGGGCCTAAAGGAGCAGGGTTTGCTTTTATCAGAAAAGCTTCAGGCCTTAAAGGAATTATCACGGGAGGGCCTCAGGAAAGAAGTCTTAGAGCCGGAACAGAAAATGTAGCGGGTATTGTAGGACTAGGGAAGGCATTGGAGATTTCTTTAGCTCATATGGATGAATATACCCATCATATGCAGGAGATTAAAGACTATGCCATTGAAAGGCTTTCTGCAGAAATAGATGGCATTAAATTCAACGGAAGAAGCGCAGAGAAGGAAAACAGCCTTTATACTGTTTTAAGCGCATTACTGCCTTATAAAAATCCATTGATAGGTCTTCAGCTGGATATGAAAGGAATTGCTATTTCACAGGGAAGTGCATGCTCTTCCGGGGCATCTAAACCATCTATGGTGATGATGATGGTGCTTTCCGAGGATGAAATGGATCACTGTACACCACTACGTATCTCTTTCAGCCATATGACTACCAAAGAGAATATCGATACCCTGGTGAGCGCTTTGAAAGAAATATCAAGTGATTACACTATAGAAAAAACTAATGTTGAGCATAGATAGTCTTATGATGTAAAAGTCGTAATTTTGAGGACTCAATAGAGATAAAAAACAAGAGAATAATATTAATTAAAATAAAAGAGACAAACATGGCTTTAGAAATTACAGACAGCTCATTCCAGGATACGGTTTTGAAATCAGATAAACCAGTATTAGTAGACTTCTGGGCAGTATGGTGTGGACCTTGCAGAACTTTAGGACCAATCATCGAAGAAGTAGCATCAGATTTTGAAGGAAGAGCAGTAGTAGGAAAGGTAGATGTGGACAACAATCAGGAGATTTCTATGCAGTATGGTATCAGAAATATTCCTACCGTTCTTATTTTTAAGAACGGTGAAGTTGTAGACAAATTAGTTGGAGTAACTCCAAAAGAGGTAATCGCTGAAAAATTAAGCGCTCACTTGTAAAAAAAATAGTTTGATAATGAATGCCTTCCACGATTGGGAGGCTTTTTTTTGAAAATAATTTGCAGGGAATAAAAAAAGTTGTAATTTTGCAACCACGAAAAAGAAACGAAGTTCTTTAAATTTTTGATCCGGTAGTTCAGTTGGTTAGAATGCCGCCCTGTCACGGCGGAGGTCGCGGGTTCGAGTCCCGTCCGGATCGCATAAGTTTTGTCAATTTACTTCAAAAAAATTGATCCGGTAGTTCAGCTGGTTAGAATGCCGCCCTGTCACGGCGGAGGTCGCGGGTTCGAGTCCCGTCCGGATCGCATAAGTTTTATCAATTTACTTCAAAAAAATTGATCCGGTAGTTCAGCTGGTTAGAATGCCGCCCTGTCACGGCGGAGGTCGCGGGTTCGAGTCCCGTCCGGATCGCATAAGTTTTGTCAATTTACTTTAAAAAAATTGATCCGGTAGTTCAGCTGGTTAGAATGCCGCCCTGTCACGGCGGAGGTCGCGGGTTCGAGTCCCGTCCGGATCGCATAAGTTTTATCAATTTACTTTAAAAAAATTGATCCGGTAGTTCAGCTGGTTAGAATGCCGCCCTGTCACGGCGGAGGTCGCGGGTTCGAGTCCCGTCCGGATCGCAGCTAAGATCATAAAAACCTGTAAAGTCTCTTTACAGGTTTTTTGTTTTTTAATACAATCACTTTTGCTTAGCCCCCAACTTTTGCACCTGATCCGATGTGATATAGAACTAATTCTATAAAGTATCTGATAATATTCTATGTCGTTTATTTTTAGTGTCTTATATTAATCCATACTTTTGCCATCGTCAAGTTTAAAGTTCCCAACGATGCGGCTTGATAAACGTATTAAAGTATTCTGAAAACATAAAAATTTTGAAATAAAAATAAAGGCCTTCACTTGTGGAGGTCTTATTTTTGATTATTATATGAAAAAGGTGATGGTTATGATTTAACCCCTGCTGATATAGTAATTCATAATAATTAAAATAGTTTAAAAAGCTTTATTGTTTGACTTTATTTTTTACAACAGGATTTGTGTTTTTGAAGTTTCCGGTGAATTTAAGATATAAATTGAAAACTCCGTTTTTTTACGGTATTTTAATCAATGTCTTTTGTTATTCAATTTTAGGTCTGATATTTGTACTGGGTAGCCAAACTAAACGGCCGATTTATTTATGAAAAACATATCTGTGAAAAAATCATTTTTATATGCATGCTTATGTGGTGTATTTCTCGTTTCCTGTAAAAAAGAAATAGAAAAAATAAGCGATACTTTTAAAGATACAGTTGCTGCCTCTGAAATGCCGGAAGCAGAAAAAGATTCTATAAAAAAAGACTCCGTGCCGGTTGTAAAGAAAGAATCTGAACCACCGGTGATGCAGGAGAACGGGTTTTATAATGCTTTTGTGATTCCAAAAGATAAGAAAACAAGAGATTCTGCATACGCGCAGTTCAGTAAGAAATATAATGAGCAGGAACGTACTGCTATTTTAGCTTTAAACAGGTTAGATTCTAAAAGTAAATGGAATGCCGATACTTTGGTAGTTCCTGCAAAAATAGATACTACACTGATGGCTTATTCACCATTTCCAATGCAGCTGGATGTGCTGAGCGGAGTAAAAAAGTTTGTCATCTTTTCATATCCTATTCAGGCCTATGCTGTATATTCCAACGGCAGCCTTGTAAAATGGGGACCAACCAGTATGGGGAAAAAGGCGGCTCAGACAACAAGGGGGCTTACCTTTGCGAATTGGAAAAAGAAATTGTCTATTTCTACTGTCAGCAGTGAATGGAAGCTTCCTTATAACTTTAATATCCATAATATAGGCGGTATCGGATGGCATGAATATACACTTCCGGGATATCCGGCTTCACACTCTTGTTTAAGACTGCTCAGAAAAGATGCACAATGGCTGTATTCTTATGCAGATACATGGATTCTAAACCCTGGAGGAGCAACTACAAAAGCACGGGGTACAGCGGTAATGGTATTCGGAGATTATAACTGGGGCGGAAGAAGACCCTGGAAAAAGCTTCTGAATGATCCCAATGCCAATAATATTTCAGTGGAAGAACTTACGAAACTGCTGGAACCAGATGTTCCAAAAATGCTGAAAGAACAAAGCAACAGAGAAAGAGTAGCAGATTCAATAAAAGCTGCAAAAGCAATGGCGGCTCCTGTAAAAAATGAAAAGCCTGTAGAACCGCTATCTAATTAATGAACTTTTCAAATTGTAAAGTAGATTCTTCGGCAAAACGTCTCAGTTTAAGCATTTCATTCTTCCCTTTATGCTGGCCAAACCTTGCTGCAATATAAGTGAGGAGAATAAAAAATAACATTACAAAAGAAGCGCTCAGTGCCCAAGGGTATTCGGCGCTTTTTATTTGTTTTTCTACATAGTACATCGTGAAGAAGACCATCCAGAGAATAGAAAAGGAAAAATAGAGAAACATAAAAAACGTCCATACCGCCGAGCTGGGACCGAATACTCCCCGTATTACCGTATGTTCATCCTCCATCTCTACACGCAGTGCCAGGCGGGGTTTCCAATAATTGTCATACTTGGTTTCTACCCAGATGGTAGCTACTTCTTTGTTGATGTTCCCGGCAAATTCATCTTTATGCTCTGTAAAGTATTGTTTCAGGTTCTCAGCATACTCTTCCTTGGTAAGATGTGTAAACATTTTGAATCTGGGTCTGGTTCTTATTCTGTCTAAGGTGGTTTCTTCGGTATTCATATGCTATTCTTGATAAGGAATGGGATCTTCTAAACTGAATCTGAAAGTCAGTTGCTCGGTTTTTCTCTGAACAACAATCGTAATGGTTCGGCCTTCATTTGATCTCATAAGTTCTACAATTTTTTCCAATGTCATATCAGCAGTTTTATTGCCGTTAATGCTTAGTACTTTGTCACCTTTCTGAAGACCCGCTTTATAGGCTGGAGAATCTTTTCTTACCCCTGCAATAGAAAAGATTGGTTTCAAGCTGAATTTATACTGAAAAGAGTCTCTATAAACTTCAGCTATTACAGCTGATGATTTTTGGGTTTCAATTTTTAACTTGTCTTCCGACCATTCTAAGCCGTCCTGCATGAAATCTAATCCACTCATATTAAAATGGAAAGGATCATCAAAATACTTATTTTTTTTAAGATATAGCTTTTTGTTGGGATAATCAAAAATAGCGGTAAACCTGCGGATAATTTCTGCCCCTACGGAGCCTTTTCTGTCTTTTACGAGATTGACGTGCTGGATAGAAAACTCATCAGGCATAGCAGTAAGCGGCTTTTCAAACTTAAAGCTTCCCAGATAAAAATTATGAATTCTGCTTCTTTTACCATAAACATCTCCATTGAATCCACGGCCCAGAAAATCATCAATATTGGGTCTGTTATACACAAAGTTTTTAATGAGAGCAGGAAAGAGCCATATGGCATCACTGTTTCCAAGGTCAATGAGAAGTTTTGAATCCTTCCTTTCTGCCGTCATCTCTACATCAGCATGAAGATAAGGCTTGTCTCTTTCAATAGTGATAGGGAATTCTTCAAACTTTCTGATCTTCTTTTTTAAAGGATCAAGGGTTTCATAAACTGTTATTTTTTTTGTAACATAATCTATAGAAATAGGATGGTCTTTGAAGAAATAATATCCTATAACTCCATTTACAGGAATTCCGACATGGGGTGAGATATTAAAGTCTTCATCAATAATAATATAAAAAGACATAGATGTATTAACAAGAACTTCACCTATTTTGCCCAAATTTCGGTTGGATTTTAATCCGTCAATATCTAAGCTTCCTCCAAGCCCGGAAAATTTGATTTTTTCAATATTTTCCAGCCTGAGTTCCTTATTTTCAAGGCTGAAAAGAATAGTCTCGGAAACACCCGAATCTAATAGAAAAGTGAGTTCCGCACCATTAACGTTGATAGGGATAAAAATAAGATTGTTGATAAACTTAAAAGGGATGACTGCTTTTTTTGTATTGATCAGCTCAAAAGAGTTTTGGGCACTTACAATAATGCCTAATAATAATCCCAGTATAAGAAACCTAATTTTCATTTACTGAATTTACTGAAATTATAGTTATGGTAATAAAAAAACATTCCAAATGCAGGAATGTTTATATAAACTACAATAAAGTAGTGTGAAATGTTAAATTTATTTTAAAATCGTACCATGTACTATTTGGAGAAAAATTCCATCAGGTCCATATAATTTTTCTGATTCACACCATGACCGCTCATATACTCTCTGAAGGTGAAATAGCAGCTAAGGTCATAAAGAAGATCGGCCCCTTTTCTTCCCCAGTCAAGCGGGATGACAGCATCATCTGTACCATGGGAAATGAAGAAACGCAGTTTTTCAAGTTTCTTTTTATCTTTTATGACACCGTCCAGGATTTTATCTTCAGGATAAGCACTAAGGCAGGCTACATAATTAAAAAGGTCAGGATATTTTAAAGCTAAAGCATAACATAGTATTCCACCCTGGCTGAAGCCGCACAAATGTGCTCTGCTTTCAGTAAGACCATAATGGTTGATCAGTTTCAAGATGTTTTCTAATACAGCATTTAAAGATTCTTTCGCCTGAGGTACGTCAATAAAGTTTTCAGGATCATTGAAGTTGATATCATACCATGAATATCCTTCAAACTGTGTATCTCTGGGAGCTCTGAAGCTGATAATAAGCCAGTCGGCGGGAAGGGTTTCCCTGAAACTGAAAAGATCCTGCTCATTGCTGCCGTAGCCGTGAAGCATAAAAAGAACAGGGGTGCTGGGGGTAATGTTTTCCGGCTCTCTTACTATATAATCTAAATTCATACAGCAAATATAATTAATAAATTACATTGTAAATCAACTTTTGTTATGTGTACAATGAACTTTAATGATAGACTGGCGGATGTTCAACGATTGATTATTTGAGCTGTATTATTGTGTTTTAGAGCCTGTGTGTATTTTTTGTCGATTTGATATTATTTGTAAATCTTTGTTGGAAATTTTTCATAAAAGTTATTTTTATATTAATAAAAAACTTATATTTGAAACATTAAAAAATCTATTTGGAGAAATGAAGCAATTTTACAATTCAAAAAGTTTACTAAGACTTTCTTTTTTATTCGTTTTATTATTTTCTGTCATTACCGTGGTCAGCTCTTGTAAAAAAGATGATGATGATGAATTTCAGGATCATGTGGTGCAGTTTGAAGTGAAAACTACTACCGGAGGTAAGATCATAAGCGTTATAACTCAAGTGGGTACTTCTCAGAATACCATTTATAACACTCCAACATCACCTGTAACATCACCTTGGACAAGCGGAGAATTCTTTGTAAACTCTAGCCAGGCACAGCTTAATCTGGATGCAAACGCAACGATGCCGGATGATAATTCAGAATTGACTATTAACCTTTATATAGATGGGGAAGTTGCCAGAACCGTTAAGAAAAAAGGTAAAGGAGTATTAGTCGCTTCTCTTGATTACAGCTTCTTGGAACCTTAAAAAAATTGATACCGATATACAAAAAAACCGCTTTAACAGCGGTTTTTTTTATTCTTCAATCATATCTTGCTGTACAGCAAGATTAATAAGCTCTGTTGAATTTTTTGCGTGAAACTTTTGCAGTAAGTTCTTACGGTGGGTATCTACAGTAAGCGGACTTAGAAAAAGCTCTTCAGCAATCCTGTTGCTTGTTTTTCCCTGAGCTACCATCTGCAGGATCTGTTTTTCCCTTTTGGTAAGCCTTGGAATAGGGAGAATGTTGTGAGCCGGCCGACTGATGATTTGCTTCGTCTCATTACAAAAAACAATATCTCCTGAAAGGGCCCCTTTGATACATATGACAAGCTCGTCAATAGAAGTGTTTTTGAGAATATAGCCGCTTGCTCCGTTTTGTATCGACTGAATAATAATACTTCGTTCAGAACGGTTACTGAACATGATCACTGACGTTTCTTGTGAAATAGCTTTAATTTCTCTGCAGAGCTCTGTACCATTGATATCAGGTAAAGTAATATCCAGAAAAATAATGTCCACAGTATGGGACCGGATAAAGTTGATCACTTCTGAACCCGACGTGAAGGTTTCGGTAACATTGAAAAATGGCTGGCTGTTCAGCATGGTTCTTAATCCTTCGATGACAATAGGGTGGTCATCTACAATGACAATACTTATTTTTCTATTCTTCATGAATGTTAAGCTCTATATTAATAGTTGTCCCTTGATGGTCAGAGTTTATTTCCATTTTTCCTTTCAGGTAGTTGACACGGTTTCTTAAGTTATGAAGTCCCATACTTTTAGTCGTCTTTTCAACCTCTTTCTCAAATCCTTTTCCATTATCTTCAATAGTGATGAGAAAATTTTCTCCCGATTGGGAACACTGAAGTAAGATACTGGTAGCCTGTGCATGCTTTACTGCATTTGCTAAAAGCTCCTGTACAATTCTGTAAATATTAAGCTGAATATTTAAAGGCACTTTTTTTTCAATGCCAATTGCTTGGAAATCAATTTCAAGATCTTTTCTGGTATAGAATTCACAAAGATCATCCAAGGCCGTTTCGAGCCCAAAATTAAGCAGTGATTCCGGCATTAAATTTCGTGCTACATGGCGGAGTTCACTTACAGAGCTGTCCAGCTGTCCTAAAATCTTATAAAATTCTTCATCTTTTTCAGGCTGTAAATGGTTGGCAGACCAGGTCGAAAAATTAATTTTAACACCGGCCAGCATTCCCCCTAGACCATCATGAAGGTCTCGAGCAATACGTTCTCTTTCTCTTTCTTCACCGTCAAGAATAGCTTTGGTGAGTGATAATTCCTCCTTTTGCTTAATATCGTTTATTTTTTGCGTGTTTATTTTATTATTTTTCCTGAAAAGAATATAAAAGAAAGCTAAGAGACTCAACGCCAGCAACAGGACGAGTCCCATTCCCCATAAATAGGAATTTTTCTTATTTACTTCCAGATCTTTTTGGTTTTTCTCTGCGTTTAAGGTGGCTATTTTTCTTTCTTTTTCTGCAGTGTTGAATTTAGATTCAAGTTTATTGATCTCCAGTTTTACATTTTCAATATTCAGGCTGTCATTGAGTTTGGAATACTTTTGCTCCCACTTCAGTGCTTCTTTCGTATCTCCTAGTTCCTCATTTAGTAAAGAGAGTTGTTTATAGAAGGTTTTTCTGTTATTGAGATCAATGGCTAAGGTTTTTTCTGCTAAAACATCTTCTAGAGTGCTCTTGGCTTCATGATATCTTTTAAGCTTTTTTAAAATGTCATATTTATTGAAATAAAACATTTGTGCGAGAAGATTCTGATTGAATTTTTTGGCGTAAAAGATTCCTTTGTCAATAATAGGGAGCGCTTCTGAATTCCTTTGCCTCGTAATATAAAAAAGGGTTTTGCTATAATAATAGAAAGCATTGGATGAAGATTCCGGATAAGGCTCAATTAACTTTTCCGCCTTGTTAAGATACTTTTGAGCCTCATCTCCATTAGCCTGATAGCAGAAATTATTAGCGGAGTTGAGGTAAGTGAAAAATAATTCTGCAGAATTTGGAAATTTTTTTTCAAGAATTTCTAACGCTTTATTATTGTAGTTCTCTGCCTTTTTAAACTGGGCATTATAAGTAAGAATAACAGCAAGCTGTGTGTATAAAAAGCCTAGATTTCTGCTGTTTTCATATTTTTTGACAAGCGGAAGACTCTTTTCAAGAATAATCTTGACCAATGGTAGATAACCCTCTTTATTTTTTTGAGAAACTCCATAGCTGTACCAGGCCAATGCCTGAAAGAAATCCGATTCCTCATTCCTGAACTTAGATAAAGCTTTAATAGCCTTTTCATAGGAGACTGCTGCTTTCGTCCTGTTCCGGTCAAGATAATATTGTCCTTCGTAGTAATAATATTTTGCTGAAATTAAAGGATCGTTTTTGGCGAGTATTTTCCCATTCTCAAGGAACTTTTTACTCAAAAGAGAATCAATGTTTCTGTAATAATTAGACAGAAGAAAAAGTGCTGTTGCTTTTGAAGGGTCAGGAAGACTTTTTTTTGTAATATTTTGTAAGCTGTCTACATAAGATTTCTCATTAAGCGGAATGATTTGCTGGGATTGTAAATTAAATGACAACAATAGGCTTAATAGGATAAGTAATCTCTTCATTGGATATCAATTCTGTAGGATATTTTTAAAAAGTTCAATTTAATTAAAAATTTCAGTATAAAAAATACCTGAATTTAGGTAGAAAAAATTACCTGTTTTTAAGGATTGATAGAAATTGATGACTCCCATAGCTTTGCAGGTATCAAATCATTAATCATAGAATATTCAATATAGTAACTAAAATTTAAACAAAAAGATTATGAAAAAAATGAAAATGAGTCAGCTGTTAAGAGGAACATTTATTGCCGTAATGGCAGCAATGCTTATAGGGCTGGTGGCTTCATGCAGTAAAGATGATGACGATGATAACCATGTGAACGGAGCAGGAAAAAGCCATAAAGTGGTTTTTAAAGCTATCGCTTCTTCGGGAAGTAATATTGATGTAGCGGTTTACGGAGTTGATGGTAATCCTACAACAGCTTCAAGCCTTAGCGGAACAACCTGGTCCAGTCCTGAGATAACATCAGAACCGGGAGCATATAATGCTAATGTCGCTGTAAATGCAATCGGGGCAAACGCTTCTTCTACGTTGAAGGTTCAGATCTGGGTAGACGGAGAATTGAAAAAAGAAGGAACTTCCAGCGGGCAGTATTTATCTGCTTCTGCAAGCTATACATTTTAATATTAAGTCATTTTAGGAAATAAAACTGGCGCTGAGATGAATCTCAGCGCCAGTTTTTATATGGTGCTTAAGCTTAGTTTACTTTCACAATAAAGTAGCTTTTCTTACCTTTTTGAAGCAATAGGAATTTTCCATCAATAAGATCAGTCTCATTGGCAGAGAAAGTATCGTTTACTTTTTCCTTATTCACGGAAATTGAATTACCTTTTATTTCTCTCTGCGCCTCGCTCTTAGACTTTAAGAATCCTGATTTTTCAGAAAGAAGATCAATAATATTAACTCCCAATACATCAGCTTTTGAAACTTCCTTCTGAGGAACGCCATCAAAAACTTCAAGGAAGATTTCTTCATCCAGACTTATCAAATCTTCAGAGGTAGAACGTCCAAAAAGAATTTCCGAAGCTTTTAGTGCTTTTTCATATTCCTCTCTTCCATGTACCCAAACGGTTACTTCCTCAGCAAGTTT
This genomic window from Chryseobacterium sp. MEBOG06 contains:
- the trxA gene encoding thioredoxin, with the protein product MALEITDSSFQDTVLKSDKPVLVDFWAVWCGPCRTLGPIIEEVASDFEGRAVVGKVDVDNNQEISMQYGIRNIPTVLIFKNGEVVDKLVGVTPKEVIAEKLSAHL
- a CDS encoding PDZ domain-containing protein — its product is MKIRFLILGLLLGIIVSAQNSFELINTKKAVIPFKFINNLIFIPINVNGAELTFLLDSGVSETILFSLENKELRLENIEKIKFSGLGGSLDIDGLKSNRNLGKIGEVLVNTSMSFYIIIDEDFNISPHVGIPVNGVIGYYFFKDHPISIDYVTKKITVYETLDPLKKKIRKFEEFPITIERDKPYLHADVEMTAERKDSKLLIDLGNSDAIWLFPALIKNFVYNRPNIDDFLGRGFNGDVYGKRSRIHNFYLGSFKFEKPLTAMPDEFSIQHVNLVKDRKGSVGAEIIRRFTAIFDYPNKKLYLKKNKYFDDPFHFNMSGLDFMQDGLEWSEDKLKIETQKSSAVIAEVYRDSFQYKFSLKPIFSIAGVRKDSPAYKAGLQKGDKVLSINGNKTADMTLEKIVELMRSNEGRTITIVVQRKTEQLTFRFSLEDPIPYQE
- a CDS encoding response regulator; this encodes MKNRKISIVIVDDHPIVIEGLRTMLNSQPFFNVTETFTSGSEVINFIRSHTVDIIFLDITLPDINGTELCREIKAISQETSVIMFSNRSERSIIIQSIQNGASGYILKNTSIDELVICIKGALSGDIVFCNETKQIISRPAHNILPIPRLTKREKQILQMVAQGKTSNRIAEELFLSPLTVDTHRKNLLQKFHAKNSTELINLAVQQDMIEE
- a CDS encoding cysteine desulfurase family protein: MDKVYLDNAATTPLADEVIDAMVGTMKMNFGNPSSTHSFGQEAKILIENVRRQVADYLHVSPAEIIFTSCGTESNNMIIKSSVEHLGVQRIISSPMEHKCVSESILDMKTRKGVEVSYIRPNEKGDIDFNKLEELLKASDKKTLVSLMHANNEIGNLINLKKVAELCKEYNALFHSDTVQTMAHMNLDFSDIPVDFASCSAHKFHGPKGAGFAFIRKASGLKGIITGGPQERSLRAGTENVAGIVGLGKALEISLAHMDEYTHHMQEIKDYAIERLSAEIDGIKFNGRSAEKENSLYTVLSALLPYKNPLIGLQLDMKGIAISQGSACSSGASKPSMVMMMVLSEDEMDHCTPLRISFSHMTTKENIDTLVSALKEISSDYTIEKTNVEHR
- a CDS encoding tetratricopeptide repeat-containing sensor histidine kinase, with the translated sequence MKRLLILLSLLLSFNLQSQQIIPLNEKSYVDSLQNITKKSLPDPSKATALFLLSNYYRNIDSLLSKKFLENGKILAKNDPLISAKYYYYEGQYYLDRNRTKAAVSYEKAIKALSKFRNEESDFFQALAWYSYGVSQKNKEGYLPLVKIILEKSLPLVKKYENSRNLGFLYTQLAVILTYNAQFKKAENYNNKALEILEKKFPNSAELFFTYLNSANNFCYQANGDEAQKYLNKAEKLIEPYPESSSNAFYYYSKTLFYITRQRNSEALPIIDKGIFYAKKFNQNLLAQMFYFNKYDILKKLKRYHEAKSTLEDVLAEKTLAIDLNNRKTFYKQLSLLNEELGDTKEALKWEQKYSKLNDSLNIENVKLEINKLESKFNTAEKERKIATLNAEKNQKDLEVNKKNSYLWGMGLVLLLALSLLAFFYILFRKNNKINTQKINDIKQKEELSLTKAILDGEERERERIARDLHDGLGGMLAGVKINFSTWSANHLQPEKDEEFYKILGQLDSSVSELRHVARNLMPESLLNFGLETALDDLCEFYTRKDLEIDFQAIGIEKKVPLNIQLNIYRIVQELLANAVKHAQATSILLQCSQSGENFLITIEDNGKGFEKEVEKTTKSMGLHNLRNRVNYLKGKMEINSDHQGTTINIELNIHEE
- a CDS encoding alpha/beta hydrolase → MNLDYIVREPENITPSTPVLFMLHGYGSNEQDLFSFRETLPADWLIISFRAPRDTQFEGYSWYDINFNDPENFIDVPQAKESLNAVLENILKLINHYGLTESRAHLCGFSQGGILCYALALKYPDLFNYVACLSAYPEDKILDGVIKDKKKLEKLRFFISHGTDDAVIPLDWGRKGADLLYDLSCYFTFREYMSGHGVNQKNYMDLMEFFSK
- a CDS encoding L,D-transpeptidase, whose product is MKKSFLYACLCGVFLVSCKKEIEKISDTFKDTVAASEMPEAEKDSIKKDSVPVVKKESEPPVMQENGFYNAFVIPKDKKTRDSAYAQFSKKYNEQERTAILALNRLDSKSKWNADTLVVPAKIDTTLMAYSPFPMQLDVLSGVKKFVIFSYPIQAYAVYSNGSLVKWGPTSMGKKAAQTTRGLTFANWKKKLSISTVSSEWKLPYNFNIHNIGGIGWHEYTLPGYPASHSCLRLLRKDAQWLYSYADTWILNPGGATTKARGTAVMVFGDYNWGGRRPWKKLLNDPNANNISVEELTKLLEPDVPKMLKEQSNRERVADSIKAAKAMAAPVKNEKPVEPLSN